In Vigna angularis cultivar LongXiaoDou No.4 chromosome 8, ASM1680809v1, whole genome shotgun sequence, the DNA window CGTTGCATCACTCCATCTACAGGTAATCTGTAGGATTTAAATACTTGTTGGTAGtttaatcaaacaaattttattctttGTAATTAATACGTGGAATACGCAGGAGAGGGGAACTTCTGCTTGCAGTATCACATGATCTCAGACCCTATTGGAGCATGCTACTGCCTTTCTCATATGCCATAGTTTCAGGTGCCGTGGGTTCATGCTCAGTGTTGTTTGCTAAATCGCTGTAAGTGAGCTATTCCAACATATTGCCATGCTTCTTGACACAATGTCCATGTAATTTGTACccaatgtaattttttttgcagTTCTAACCTATTACGACTGGCTATGTCCAATGGTTATCAGTTGCACAGCTGGTTCACATATTCCATGCTTCTTTTATTTCTTAGTACTGCTGGATTTTGGGTAAGGCTTTTTCTTGGGTAGTGATTTATTTTTGgcttttttaattctttgaagTTAAGTGATGACAAGTGCGAATGCTAACCcaatctttttaatttgtgCAGATGACCAGGTTGAATGAAGGACTGTCATTGTTTGATGCAATTCTTATTGTTCCTATGTTTCAGATAGCATGGACTTTCTTCTCAATCTGTACaggatttatatattttcaggAATATCAGGTACTTTCTCTTTCACATGATATACACTGGTAGAGTTTGCTTTGCACAGGCACTCTTAgaagttttaattatattattgaagattaaaaattaaatatcaactCCTACTTTGATAGAATGGAGTAACTTGAGTACATATTTCAGAAAATCCAATCTGTTACATCGTTTAGAAAACATCATGGGTTCAACAATCAACATACAATACAAGACCTAGTCTAGATAATGTAAGTCAATCTCAGATAATTAACTTAATCATGCTTCTATATACATTTCTAAGTTGTGAAGAAGTCGTATGTCACAGTGTAACTGCGTTTTATAGCTTTTACTGCAGAGGAAGGATGCGAGCTTCCAAGTTCCAAAATTACTGCAGAAAATGCATGAAAATCTGtgcaatttaaataaaatagaaactaGCAACAAGAGGTAGTTAAATCATAATTATACAACATCCCAAATCTTGGGAtgttaatacttattttatgaTCCTACAGAATTCATAAACTCAAACacagaaaataacataaataagcAAAGAGGACATTTCAGTTTAGATCAGCGGCACCTGGGTTTTCCCTATACCCAGGGATCTAGACTTTGAAGAGAATAGGAAAACAGAAAACCCAGCAGCCAGCAAAAGACAGGTGACAAGTGAATCACCCAGCAAACTCAGCAAACAAAGGTGCAGAGGAGAACAACCATGGAAGAGATGGAAATGAATGGAAAAGAGATTCAGCATTGACCGGGTTTTCAGCTAAGAATGGGTGGAAATGGTGGTAAAACGTGCCAATTTGGGGTTTGGAACCTAGGTATTTTGGGTTGCGAATAGATTGAAAATTCTCAATGTGAACAACATACCAAGTGTTCAAACAGAAATATAGCAGAGTATTGCATAATTAATTGAAGCTGGACTATTTAGGATGACAAAAGAAatgtatatttcaaaatttaaaatttgccAGGAACTGAAGATGTGTATGTTAGGTACAAGAGAATAATTGAGAAGAAATGACTATATGTTGAGAAAAAACCTTGTCTTTCGTTTATAGGGCTTGATTGCCACATCATTAATTAACCAGGTTCATAAAATGAAAGTTTATTGCGATCAATTGGGAGAATATAAATTGTAGCTGAACCACGCTTGAAGGAtccaatttgtttttcttcttttgttatcAGATTCAGTGTTATATGGTTTGAATTATTGCCCCTAGAATCAACTGATTTGAACATTTCAGGTTTTATTCAATATTTCGAAACTGGATgcgtttattatatttttaattgaaaagacATAAAACTTGTGAATAATCAGTGGTGTTTGATTGCAAAAATTTCTACCAAATGATGAGATATGCAGCTGATAACTGCAGCTCGTCTCCATTTATTTAACATATCTTTGGTCTATAGTAAGTAGACAGAGTCATCTAGTACCTTCTCGAATCTAGAAGTAAATGTTTCAAAACCTTTGGTTCTTGTATCactagtattttttatattttatctttgtatGATGAGTGTTTGTGTCATTACTTTGGTGAAAGATGAATATGTTTACATAATGAATTTTAGGTGTCATGTAAAGCTTACCTTCCTGAAAGCAGGTATTTGATGCGTTACGGACAACAATGTTTATACTCGGAATGATGTGTGTATTTATTGGCATTTCTTTACTGGCACCAGATGAATCAAAGGGtaatataactttataattgttttaggTTTTATATAATTCAAAGTATGCAGAGGATAATACGGAACTATTTTTTTCAGGTCCTGAGCCGAAAGATGGTACTTTGGATTCTCTGGCGTCTTCTGCCACTTCAACAGAAGTGAACAGGTAGAGTATAATCCCTTTGTATGACTTAAATAAAGTCAGGAACCTGTAGCCGCATAGTTTACTACATTTATGTGGAAGCAAAATGATTGATGTACTGCTACTAGTTAATGGTATCATCTTACATTTCTTCCGTAGGTCTGTTTCAACTTAACAATATCACATAAAAATTTACTATCTCCATCctcatttataagaaaaaaaatactaatttcatATAGACAGATTAAAGAAATCAGTTAAatgtattgaattttatttatctcttaATATTCTTCTTAAAATGCCCTTATCATAATAAACAATACATATTATGGTGTAACCAAAAGTTAGACATTAATTCAAGTTAAGTATTTGAGTTAAAATATGCTTGTATTTGAGAACAAAAAGGTTAAGATTCTAGTATTGCTCGAAATAAACAGCCGAGGGTCACTTAAAACTTGTTGATACAATCATATATGACTatattttcttgtttgttttattttgtttcttcttgagAGTCAGACTCTCTTGTTAATGTTGCAAGCTTTCCCTGATGCATATTGCCTGTATATTATAGGTTGGTAGTGTCTACTGAAGAAGCAGAAAACAAAGACCCAAGATCATTTGTCAAAGCAGTGCTCATAAAGATAACAGATTTGTTGGTCAAGGCAAAGGTATTGTTACGTGTTGCATTAACATTAATTGCGAATTGTGCCACTTGTTATGATGATAAATGAATTTTTGCTATATCTTTGCAGACTTCTTGCGCATTATCTCTTGGTTTTGGGGAGGATACCATTAATGCTTCATCAGTTCTTGTGATGCCAATGATGTCATCGAGAATGACTGGATTCAGAGGTAACGGACTTGAGCGAGCAAGAATTTTGTCCATGAGAAATTCTGGTTGGAGCAAGATCTCAATGGATGATGAAGATGCTCAAAAATTGTTTGATGCTAGTTCAGTTCTTCCTCCTAGCCCTTAAAGGTTGTTGACAATCAAAGGATGTCCCACGGTATGATTTTTTCccttgattttccttttcttttatgattgGAATAGTTGAGATACGAAACCATCATGATTCAATTTATTTGCTGTTAGAATTCAtgtaataggaaaaaaaaagtataaaaaatttgttgtatATTGTATATacatattgtaaattttttcttgcataattgaaattcaaaagaaaaaaagaaatctaTGGAAGTTTTATGCTTGATATTCATTTTTGCCAGACAAATTACTATTCAATTCCTATGTATTATTAGTGAGGTTACAAAATTGTAAATTGGGATTGGTATCTGCGAATTCGAAGGCTAGATATGTTAGGTACTAAAAGACATgtattctttatatatatatatatatatatccatgtattttttttgtttctacaTCAAATTCAGTCTATTAAGTGATTTGCATAATTGTTTTCCCTTTGTATGACATTGATCTATCTTTCTGTTTGATTATCATTAGAATATGTGATGCAATATTTTTATAACCATCGTACGGCATCGCACGTTTCTGTTATATATTTAGACTAAATGAGCAATTTAattcttgaattatatatttgttgttattttagtttttgaaactAAAGAACATCAAAGCTCTTGATCAtttcaactgttcaagtttctaatattaatatttatttatctataaacatatattattattattattatcaccaTCTCAAGTCTTGggataaaatagtaaaaaatttataattgtatggAGTTAGACAAAATTcttaaagaattttattttaatttaaaggattaatataataagatataatTCATTTAGTCTTTAAAAACGATAGCTCAGGATAACCACAATTTTATTGGTTGAATAAAGAGACATCAAAACCTAAAACTGAAGTTGAACGAGACAAACGAGGCCAGAAAAAGCGAACCAAGGCACAAttgcttaattttttattttttttcaaagatttGGTTGGATATGACTTGGAGCAACTTCCAGGTAAGTATGGTGAGTATTTCATACACAACACAACCTATCTCTTAATTTGGTACATTACGTGTTTGCCCAATTAACAGGTCTtaggttttaattatttttaacatttaatctTGATTAGCTTTGTTTGGATTCGggccatttatttatttattttctatttttattaatattttttatattttcttttctatgtcGGGTGTAGTTTATGGGGGTTTTATATCAATCTGCACGGGTTTTAGGGTGAGACGAAGAAATCGATTTTATCTGTCTTCACGTTGAATGATGGGATTTGACTAAGTTTGGATTTCAAGTAAAGTAGGATCAAATACATGTCTCtggaaatataaaattatatcttgAAACAAACAACCAATTATTCTAAATGTGCTTGAACACTGAAAGGGAAAAAATCTCTTcaaatttgttgataatataTGCAAGTTATAATGGGTAGCATATTAATTAAAGTGGTGAAATAGATAACGTGTGGTGGAAAAACTGTGAGAACTGCTGTCTGCTTTGGCTGCTTCGGCTTGCTTTGTTTCTAGTATGTCAAAAATTGGTTCAGTCGGGTTGGCTTGTCAAGTCAATATGAGCTTAAATTTGTAATTCGGGCTTAAATTTGTAATCTATCCTGTCATGACAGGTTAGTAGTGGTTGTTTCATTCTCCATCTCTAATACTTCAtctattatctttaatttttttatagaaaaatcaTCTTTTAACcttagtaaatatatttttaaccttttctctttcttattaaaataatcatacaCTTTTTTATCTCTCCATCCTCTaacaaattcttaaaattttattttttatttataatttaataactatttaatttaattttaaaatttaatattatttaatattttttcatattttaaggattattaaatataatttgtattattataataattatattaaaaaattaaaataaaattaattaaaataaaattaataaaaataaaaaacaaaaataataatataaaatttgatttaatatatataaatatattaaattatattaaaatattaaattaaattaaattattagtaaattttaaataaaaaattaaattttaaaaaacaatcatCGGATTGGTATCTGATTTCCAATTCCGaaacaaaagtttttaaaattttttatttataatttattaactatttaatttaatttaaaaacttaatattatttaatatattttatatttaaataactattaaaatataatttatattattataatactaatattaaaaaaataaaaataatagtacttGCGAAATCTAAAAATTTCGTAATCTTATctcattaatttaatattttaatataatttaatatatttatatatattaaatcagattttatattattacttttgtttttttattttaattattttaattttaatttttttaatataactattataataatacaaattatattttaataattattaaaatatgaaaattattaaataatattatatttttaaattaaatttgtaaatcacatttttaataataaaatactactaaaaaatattataataatgacaaaaactactataagaaaaataaacatatgaAAGATAATATCTACACTTGTAGATTCATCCAACTTCTCAATTGTTTCCTCTCGACCACCTATTGCTGAAGTAACTAAAAAGAATGTCTTCCAAAGCTCACACTAATAAGGTGATCAttgtaaaagagaaaacataccCAAGCACAAACAACATGCAAAAACAAGGGTAAGTTAGAGTATCAAAAATTTATACatactatttaaaataatgatcaTATACTTGCATGTTATGAGTCAAACACCACAAACATTTGTCCCTTCCACTTGAAACCCTTTACTATCCAGATAGATGCATTGATATCGGAATCATGGGGAACCTGCACCCGTGTATGGTGGAGTAACCTAGCTcagaaataataacaataaccaCACCCTCAACCACCACCAATAATATCATACACCAAGGTTAATCCATCAAACATCTATGGCCCTAACTAGTGaccatagactaggacctcttgcTACTCTCCACGACATAATCACCCATCTCTACATGAAATGGGGTTATTGAGAGTGTCAGGATCATTCCCCAATCCAGGAGCCCATACATCAATACATAACACCACATAACCAACTTAGGATATTCTCCTTGGAATTCTTTTCTCACATGGTACTTGAAATCCATACCTCGTACATTGTTTCAAACATCATCACTACAtctcatacataatcatattcACAACTTTATTTCCATACCACACTGCATACTTTCACATTGAATTCCACACATAACATCACTGATCATATAATCTCATAAATACTTGTACATCATCCACAATGAATAAACATGTAACTTCACTCCCTaagaaaacaagaataaaaagaataaaataccCCCTAAACTAGTCGCTCAGCGACCAAGCACGTTGAGCGACCACAGAGTCCTCTCGCTCAGCGACCCCACTCATTGAGCGAATAAAGAGACAGTGGTCCCAAACTCCAACCACTCGTTCAGCGACACAGTCCGTTGAGCGAATAAAACTTCCAGTGCTCCCAAACTTCAACCTCTCGCTCAGCGACCCAACTCGCTGAGCGAAAAACCCGAGACAGTGACCTAGACTCCTTGACCTCTCGCTGAGCGAGTGGAGTCACTCAATgagtctgcataattctacaACACGAAAACTGCAGAATTATTACCCCCAAACCACTCTTGACCAAATGAAcatatttttcccaacttctaaccctCCTATATTGTGTTATACACTCAAATACACTTAACCAATTGTGTCTAACCCATCCTAAACTCATTTTAAAGTGTTTACTACCAAAACTAGACTTAAAAATCtacaaaatttcaacttatGGACCCAAATTGAATTATAccatttttagtttataaatgtGCAACTTTGGGGTTAGAACAAGTCACAATTAACTTCATTACAAACCCCAAccaccatgatcacttctcaaagttttgattttcaaattcttttcattttgaacacgttttTGCAAAAgttttgaatgctttaaaagcttcacttttcaaagtaaaaaagaatGTCCAAGTAAACCTagtataatcatcaacaattacaagTGCATAACAGTTTCCACAAAAACTCTTAATTCTAGACGGACgaaacaagtccatatgcaaaagttctaaaggctttgatgttgaaatcatacttttggATGGAAAAGATGTTTTGGTTTGTTtccccttttgacatgcagcacaaagtttatctttctcaaattttagcttaggcaaaccaatcacaaggtCTTTAGAAATCAATTTGttcaaatgttgcatatgaatatgtgcaacCCTTTTATGTCATAGCCAGggatttttctcttttgcaacTAAACATGATATGGTATGACTAGATGCACTTTCAATGTCAAtcaaataaatgttattatgctTAACACCTTGCGAAGAAATATCAGAAGAATTCTTAAAATACATAGTACATTTATCACTCTCAAATGTTACCTTGAAACCTTTGTCACATAAATGACTTATGTTTATGAGGTTGTGTTTGAGACCTTCAACATATAACACATCTTTTATTGTCAAAGTGTTTCCTTCTCTAATGTCTCCAGTTCCAATGATTCTTCCTTTATTGTTATCCCCATATGTAACAAATCAttgcttcttcttttcaaaGGAGATGAATCTCTTCTTGTCAccagtcatgtgtcttgaacaaccactCTCAAGATACCACAATGATTTCTTTGACTTAGAAGGTTCCTGCAAAACAGGTTGAGCAAGAattttaggtccccaatctcattatgggtccttgggaTTAGTATAATCAAGCAAACATCATTTAACAATTTTAACCCATGCATACTTTCCATTAGGCACTCCAACatgtttaatgttgcatttgtttgatgtatgaCCATGCTTCATGCAATAAAAGCAGCAAACACTAggcattttatttttcacaaaggtgtctttttcaacccaaactctacgagttcttttAGCTTTAGTTTTCCTATATTGATGCATGTTCTTGTTTTTAAAGTTGCtcttcttaaaattattttgagcATGTGAGGTAGATTTGGTTGCTTTTGCAAGCAAGTTTTCAAGTATATCAATGTCAaaacatatgactcttacaagACAAGCATTCAACAAGATTTTCATTTACATTAGATTCAGACACTTTAATTTCAAGATtgctaattttatttcttagaaTGACCTCTTCATCTAATGCACTATCATATTTTAGTTTCAATTCATGAAATTCCTTCTTTAATTTCTTATGTGCAACATCCAATTTTTCAGACTCATTCATCAATTCAAAGAAAGCTTTTTGTAGATCTAATTCACTTGACTCAAaactagaatcacttacttgacttccaacatcatcaaaatcagccATTAAGCAAAGATTTGCTTCCTCATCAGTATCACTTGAGTTTGAAGAGCTGGAATAATTTTCTTCCCTTGCTATGTAAGCCTTTTTCTTTTTGggaaattttctttctttcttttcttcacttctcTTGTTCTTGGGACAATCAGTCTTAACatgtcctctttctccacatccatagcaCTTAATGCTTGACGGAGATCCTtgattttcctttctctctGCTTGGTATTTGTCCTTTCCTTTTGCTCTCATGAACTTAGCAAACTTTTTTATCATGAGGCTCATATTTTCCTCATCATCAAAGTCATCACCATCAtttatttttgaactttttcctttagaaatttcaaatttgaaggCAAGAACACTACCAATTTTCCTTTACACTAAGAGTTTCCTGtcactctctctcttcttctcccaaAACGTCAATCTCCTTTCTTCCTCTGTTTtctgtctttgatttatagtttCGAGGGTGTCTAAACACAACATCACACCTTTCTctatatgttaatatttatgaatCCACCCAACTCTATCTCTAATATTTTCTCacttataaaatactttttattctaatttattacaATGAgtctatcaataatatatattatttttatctagctgtaatatctaattatatataatgatatctcaatatatcatttaaaatatctacaataccttataataataatatctcttaATTATCTAAATCCACCAAAATTTTATCTCCTATTTTTTCAGATCTTACAAGgctcctcgaagcttcctcaACAAAGAACGTAGCGGAAACCCTAGCTAGAAGTTTGTTCGGAGTAAGATCAAGGTTTGGTGGTTGGAGACAAAATAAACGGTGCAAAAACCTAAATGATGAAGCAAACCTAAGTAAATCGATTAATCGCTGGAAAAAGTGAAACTCACCGGTAGAAATGAAGAATGAATGGAGAAAAGGTGTTTAATCGGTGTAAACAAGGATTTAATCGGTAAAAAACGaaggaaaatggaaaagaaagaaggaaaccCTAGCGGAAGATTCATGGTGCAGTGATGGAAGAGTGAAATGGTGAGAAATTTAGAAGATGTGGTTCAGATAGAGGAAATAGAAAAACCTATGATGGAGCTTCGTGAAGATGATGAGTTGTGATGTTGTTTGATGCTGAGAACTCGCGAGAGAGAATGAAATGAAGTTGTGTATCATGTAAGAGAATGAGATGTGGCTTGAAGAAGGAAAAATGGCTTACGAATAAAGATGCTTTGCGAGAGAATATGTTGGAGAATGACGCGTATGCCATAATGCTGAAGTGAATTGAGTGAAATGGCACTTCGTGGAGGAGAGAGAGTCTGATGTgtaaaatggaagaatgaaagaaatgaGAGTGTGAGTGGAAGGTGGCCAGAGGAGGATCCCTAGGATATtctagccttgactttcaaGGATAATTGTATCTGGAGTGCTCTTTACATAATCACAATTCAAGTATCTCAAAAGTGTCAAATACAATGGTATAAAGTTGTGTATTTATAGTGACTCATGCTCCATGCAAGCTAAAATGTCATACAAGAAATACAAATATACAAATAGAGGAAGGTTCGTCAGGCAGTATGCCACtattccctccctcttgaaaaatgatttgtcctcaaatcttgTAGTCACCTTATGGGACTTGTCATAATCTTAGGAGCTAACCATCTTGAAATGACCTTATTCCTTTATTTCTTAAGATCTAAATGACTTCCTCCTCAATCAAATATTAATCTACAATATGcatcaaacatatctctaattagttttgtttttacTAAAAAGAGATATAAAAAGATTCTTTTAGAAGTAAGCTTCCTAATAttgaaattcttatttttaatagaattaaaaatcattactcacaaaaatttttatttttgttttgagctaATTGTAACCATAAAGGTAACAATAACTCAAATTTGAAGTCGccaagttttgaaaacttttgcaTTGAGAATGAAAAGGAAACTTTTTCAAAGAAgaagtttatatttataaattcaaggGTAAGtatagaaaaatttaaagatgaaaaacCTCCCCTTAAATGTCTTGGGTCCATGGTCTTTGAAGGAGTAAAATTTGTCATTAGAagcaatttctccttttctctcttttccttttcttgcccttctttcttattttcttcttttcttcccttttcctcttctattctcttttcttcttcttttctctcttatgattttcttctctcttcttcttcttcttcttctcttctctctctccctttacttcttctctcctctcttcctctt includes these proteins:
- the LOC108346095 gene encoding probable magnesium transporter NIPA8, with amino-acid sequence MGEWIVGAFINLFGSIAINFGTNLLKLGHNERERHLHGSDGVNGKVTLKPIIYFQSWRIGIVFFFLGNCLNFISFGYAAQSLLAALGSVQFVSNIAFAYFVLNKMVTVKVLVATAFIVLGNVFLVAFGNHQSPVYTPEQLTEKYTNMAFLLYLLALISVVALHHSIYRRGELLLAVSHDLRPYWSMLLPFSYAIVSGAVGSCSVLFAKSLSNLLRLAMSNGYQLHSWFTYSMLLLFLSTAGFWMTRLNEGLSLFDAILIVPMFQIAWTFFSICTGFIYFQEYQVFDALRTTMFILGMMCVFIGISLLAPDESKGPEPKDGTLDSLASSATSTEVNRLVVSTEEAENKDPRSFVKAVLIKITDLLVKAKTSCALSLGFGEDTINASSVLVMPMMSSRMTGFRGNGLERARILSMRNSGWSKISMDDEDAQKLFDASSVLPPSP